From Panicum hallii strain FIL2 chromosome 2, PHallii_v3.1, whole genome shotgun sequence, a single genomic window includes:
- the LOC112881253 gene encoding cysteine-rich receptor-like protein kinase 10 → MVVLRFLVAVLLSSTTALIPGAADSSHYSCNRTTGNFTSGSAFATSLDILVAALVANASSSSSLFASAAVGASPDTAYGLALCRGDVTDPGICSACLGDAFRRLRDLCVRDRDATFYSDVCTARYSGEDFLSRPGDNSPVINAMDANASAYLVWDARNATSRSLFLSLGANLFGEMAMYGAYNSSAARRFASAVMYINPQLPTVYGLAQCTPDLAPAQCWRCFEGLSDQIGQWLDRREGGRILGVRCSFRYEAYKFFAGTPDVQIGLQGGPSTPRSNGNNKRKVVIVAVVVSITVLFCAMVAGLLLITQRKRAGKAELLARGRAHSRNNSKTEEALKLCRIEVYNFAKLTAATGDFSDENLLGKGGFGPVYKGILADGAEIAVKRLAAHSGQGLEEFTNEIQLIAKLQHTNLVRLIGCCVQDEEKLLVYEYMPNRSLDCFIFGQQQVQLLDWEKRLHIIEGIAQGLLYLHKHSRVRIIHRDLKASNILLDKDLNPKISDFGMARIFGSNMTEDNTSKVVGTYGYMAPEYASEGIFSVKSDVYSFGVLLLEIVSGKRNNGHHHYGEFVNLLGYAWQLWSEGKAFELTDPSLGERGDAASIMRCIRVALLCVQENAMHRPTMAGVTAMLAATDGTTAALPDPRRPPHFALRVGGGDDGSESRAWSHSTSCSTNDLTITTLQEGR, encoded by the exons ATGGTTGTCCTCCGCTTCCTCGTTGCCGTCCTACTATCCTCGACGACGGCGCTCATCCCGGGCGCTGCAGATTCATCTCACTACTCGTGCAACCGCACCACGGGCAACTTCACGTCCGGCAGCGCGTTTGCTACCAGCCTTGACATCCTCGTCGCGGCGCTCGTGGCCAAcgcctcgtcctcctcgtcgCTCTTCGCCTCGGCGGCCGTCGGCGCCAGCCCGGACACGGCGTACGGCCTCGCGCTCTGTCGCGGCGACGTCACGGACCCCGGCATCTGCTCGGCGTGCCTCGGCGACGCGTTCCGGCGACTGCGGGACCTCTGCGTCCGGGACAGGGACGCCACGTTCTACAGCGACGTGTGCACGGCCCGGTACTCCGGCGAGGACTTCCTGTCGCGGCCCGGCGACAACTCCCCCGTGATCAACGCCATGGACGCGAACGCGTCGGCGTACCTCGTGTGGGACGCCAGGAACGCGACGAGCCGGAGCTTATTCCTGTCGCTGGGCGCCAACCTGTTCGGGGAGATGGCCATGTACGGGGCCTACAACTCCTCGGCGGCGCGCCGGTTCGCGAGCGCCGTCATGTACATCAACCCGCAGCTGCCGACGGTGTACGGGCTGGCGCAGTGCACGCCGGACCTCGCGCCGGCGCAGTGCTGGCGCTGCTTCGAGGGCCTCAGCGACCAGATCGGGCAGTGGCTCGACAGACGCGAGGGCGGGCGCATCCTCGGCGTCCGCTGCAGCTTCCGGTACGAGGCGTACAAGTTCTTTGCCGGCACGCCGGACGTCCAGATCGGCCTGCAGGGCGGCCCATCAACGCCTCGGAGCAATG gaaacaacaaaaGAAAGGTTGTGATTGTCGCTGTCGTCGTATCAATCACGGTGTTGTTCTGTGCCATGGTTGCCGGCCTTCTGCTAATAACACAAAGAAAGAGAGCCG GAAAGGCGGAGCTACTGGCGCGCGGGCGAGCACACTCCCGAAACAACTCCAAGACGGAGGAGGCGCTGAAGCTGTGCCGAATCGAGGTCTACAACTTCGCCAAGCTGACGGCCGCGACCGGCGATTTCTCCGACGAGAACCTGCTCGGAAAAGGCGGCTTCGGCCCTGTCTACAAG GGGATACTGGCGGATGGTGCCGAGATCGCGGTGAAGCGGCTGGCGGCGCATTCCGGGCAGGGGCTGGAGGAGTTCACGAACGAGATCCAGCTGATCGCCAAGCTGCAGCACACCAACCTGGTCCGACTCATCGGCTGCTGCGTCCAGGATGAGGAGAAGCTGCTCGTCTACGAGTACATGCCCAACCGCAGCCTTGACTGCTTCATCTTCG GCCAGCAGCAGGTGCAGTTGCTGGACTGGGAGAAGCGGCTGCACATAATCGAGGGGATCGCGCAGGGGCTCCTGTACCTGCACAAGCACTCCCGGGTGCGGATCATCCACCGCGATCTCAAGGCCAGTAACATACTGCTGGACAAGGACCTGAACCCCAAGATCTCGGACTTCGGCATGGCCAGGATCTTCGGCTCCAACATGACAGAGGACAACACCAGCAAGGTCGTCGGCACCTA TGGCTATATGGCTCCCGAGTACGCCTCGGAGGGCATCTTCTCGGTGAAGTCCGACGTGTACAGCTTTGGGGTGCTGCTGCTGGAGATCGTCAGTGGCAAGAGGAACAACGGTCACCACCACTACGGGGAGTTTGTCAACCTGCTCGGATAC GCGTGGCAGCTGTGGAGTGAAGGCAAGGCGTTCGAGCTGACCGACCCGTCGCTGGGCGAGCGCGGCGAC GCGGCGAGCATCATGCGGTGCATCAGGGTAGCGCTCCTGTGCGTGCAGGAGAACGCGATGCACCGGCCGACCATGGCGGGTGTGACGGCGATGCTGGCGGCCACGGACGGCACCACGGCGGCGCTCCCCGACCCGAGGCGGCCGCCGCACTTCGCCCTcagggtcggcggcggcgacgatggaTCAGAGTCCCGGGCATGGTCGCACAGCACGTCGTGCAGCACTAACGACCTTACCATCACCACCCTCCAGGAGGGCAGATGA
- the LOC112881252 gene encoding uncharacterized protein LOC112881252 has product MGIDMIELRTGSSRSTTQPCLALAPRLALLPALAAAATAADYRRPPPSPRHKCGAQGTYAPGRAYEANLRRLAAFVPAQANASTCRCSPGNHAGVRPDHVAASAYCYWRPDAGWPSDCAACIARAFEEAQRLCPYHRQAMVVVDGGECSISFHDVQQREESMGLGSAGEFVADWDHASHLDLLQYMNKKELARYMSEDEVLESKNFTERASKLPGCLTIFIIHLPRCRTSPDTTMKNPSLLPLVVVLLLAVSLPPTAAGMLPLALVGDGTSPYVECAGAGVYAANSTFEANRRRLASLLLAEEAARGPYYTERAVGYWPNRPQASFFCRLRRRDVDGTGSGDSPCAACIAGAFLEVERECPYHRKAFFYSRNCTLEFSEFRIFGTDSTFVSEGNVLRQILASGLIFQAIGFAWLFFLLLQEWRGRKRGTMMHPTSLLSGD; this is encoded by the exons ATGGGGATCGACATGATCGAGCTGCGT ACGGGCTCGTCTCGCTCCACCACACAGCCATGCCTCGCGCTTGCACCGCGCCTCGCGCTCCTCCCGGCCCTGgccgcggccgccaccgccgcggattaccgccgcccgcccccctcgCCGCGCCACAAGTGCGGGGCGCAGGGCACGTACGCCCCCGGCCGCGCCTACGAGGCCAACCTGCGGCGTCTCGCGGCCTTCGTCCCCGCCCAAGCAAACGCGTCCACCTGCCGGTGCTCCCCCGGCaaccacgccggcgtgcgccccGACCACGTCGCCGCTTCGGCCTACTGCTACTGGCGTCCGGACGCGGGCTGGCCGTCAGACTGCGCCGCCTGCATCGCGCGGGCCTTCGAGGAGGCGCAGCGGCTGTGCCCGTACCACAGGCAGGCCATGGTCGTGGTCGACGGCGGCGAGTGCAGCATCAGcttccacgacgtccagcagagGGAGGAGAGCATGGGGCTCGGCAGCGCCGGAG AATTTGTGGCAGATTGGGATCATGCATCACATCTCGACTTGCTCCAATATATGAATAAAAAGGAACTGGCACGCTATATGTCGGAGGACGAAGTGTTGGAATCGAAGAACTTTACAGAACGTGCTTCGAAGTTACCAGGATGCCTCACCAT CTTTATAATCCATCTCCCTCGCTGCCGTACGTCACCAGACACCACCATGAAGAATCCCTCGCTCCTTcccctcgtcgtcgtcctcctcctagCCGTGTCGCTGcctcccaccgccgccggtaTGCTGCCTCTCGCTCTCGTCGGCGACGGGACGTCGCCGTACGTCGagtgcgccggcgccggcgtctACGCGGCTAACAGCACCTTCGAGgccaaccgccgccgcctcgccagcCTCCTCCTGGCCGAGGAAGCCGCCCGCGGCCCTTACTACACGGAGCGCGCCGTCGGGTACTGGCCTAACCGGCCGCAGGCCTCCTTCTTCtgccggctgcggcggcgcgacgtTGACGGCACCGGCTCCGGCGACTCCCCCTGCGCCGCCTGCATCGCCGGTGCCTTCCTCGAGGTGGAGAGAGAGTGCCCGTACCACAGGAAGGCCTTCTTTTACAGTCGCAACTGCACTCTCGAATTCAGCGAGTTCCGTATCTTCGGGACGGATAGCACCTTCG TTTCAGAAGGAAACGTACTGAGACAAATCTTGGCTTCGGGATTGATATTTCAAGCAATTGGATTCGCTTGGCTGTTCTTCTTGCTACTTCAGGAATGGCGCGGCCGGAAAAGAGGCACTATGAT GCATCCCACCTCTCTCTTATCTGGAGATTAA
- the LOC112880200 gene encoding cysteine-rich receptor-like protein kinase 6 gives MKNSSLLSLIVLVAASPLAATAWSRARVSCGGGGSYAANSTYEANRHHLAAVLPAEAAASRRRYAYRALGYWPNRLQADWSCQSSDGRDCAACIADAFERVERECPFSREAFFFGRNCTLRLGEYSILGSDVFGRITMTPLAIGMMFQAFGLACLFLIFLQAWRHEIKK, from the exons ATGAAGAATTCCTCGCTGCTTTCCCTCATCGTCCTCGTCGCCGCTTCGCCCCTCGCCGCCACCGCGTGGTCTCGCGCACGCGTATcatgcggcggcggtggcagctACGCGGCCAACAGCACCTACGAGGCCAACCGCCACCACCTGGCGGCCGTCCTCCCGGCCGaggccgccgcctcgcgccgccgctacgcATACCGTGCCTTGGGGTACTGGCCTAACCGGTTGCAGGCGGACTGGAGCTGCCAGAGCAGCGACGGCCGCGACTGCGCCGCCTGCATCGCTGACGCCTTCGAGCGGGTGGAGCGCGAGTGCCCGTTCAGCAGGGAGGCCTTCTTCTTCGGTCGCAACTGCACTCTCCGTCTTGGCGAGTACAGTATTCTCGGGAGCGATGTCTTCG GGAGAATCACGATGACACCTCTGGCTATAGGGATGATGTTTCAAGCATTTGGGCTTGCATGTCTTTTCCTCATATTTCTACAGGCTTGGCGCCATGAAATTAAGAAATAA